From the genome of Spirosomataceae bacterium TFI 002, one region includes:
- a CDS encoding D-xylose isomerase — MSKLNVTLGDKEYFPFIKEQIKFEGRESDNPMAFKWYDADRVIAGKTMRDHLKFAVSYWHTFCGTGGDPFGPGTKNFPWDAKGNNIGGAKDKMDAAFEFFTKLGTDYWCFHDADMSPEGDSVKEYESNMRTMVDYAKAKQKASNVKLLWGTANLFSNPRYMNGASTNPNFDVVARASVQIQNCIDATIELGGDGYTFWGGREGYMSLLNTLPKKELANMGRFLGMARDYARKNGFEGSFYIEPKPAEPSKHQYDFDTQTVIGFLREHGLEKDFSMNIEVNHATLAGHTFSHELQMAADAGMLGSIDANRGDYQNGWDTDQFPVDIYELTEAMLIIVEAGGFKTGGINFDAKTRRNSTDLEDIFIAHIGGMDVFARALIVAYDILEKSPYKKMRADRYASFDSGNGQKFANGEMSLEDLAKIGRATAEPAQISGKQELYEMILNQYI; from the coding sequence ATGAGCAAGCTGAATGTAACATTGGGAGATAAGGAATACTTCCCTTTTATCAAAGAACAAATTAAATTCGAAGGCAGAGAGTCGGATAACCCAATGGCTTTCAAGTGGTACGATGCTGACCGTGTCATTGCTGGTAAAACCATGCGTGATCATTTGAAGTTTGCAGTTTCTTACTGGCATACTTTCTGTGGAACGGGTGGTGATCCATTCGGCCCTGGAACAAAGAATTTTCCTTGGGACGCTAAAGGCAACAACATTGGTGGAGCAAAAGATAAAATGGATGCTGCATTTGAGTTTTTCACAAAACTTGGAACAGACTATTGGTGCTTTCACGATGCGGATATGTCTCCAGAGGGTGATTCTGTAAAGGAATACGAGAGCAACATGCGTACGATGGTAGATTACGCAAAAGCGAAACAAAAAGCTTCGAATGTGAAGTTGCTTTGGGGAACTGCCAATTTGTTTTCGAATCCTCGTTACATGAATGGAGCTAGTACAAATCCAAACTTTGATGTTGTAGCTCGTGCTTCGGTTCAAATACAGAATTGTATCGATGCAACAATTGAACTTGGTGGAGATGGATATACTTTTTGGGGAGGTAGAGAAGGCTACATGAGCTTACTTAACACTTTGCCAAAGAAAGAACTTGCAAACATGGGTCGTTTCCTAGGTATGGCTCGCGATTATGCTCGAAAAAATGGCTTTGAAGGTTCTTTTTACATTGAGCCAAAGCCAGCTGAGCCATCAAAGCATCAGTATGATTTTGATACACAAACAGTTATAGGATTCCTACGTGAGCATGGTCTTGAGAAGGATTTCTCAATGAATATTGAAGTAAATCACGCAACATTGGCAGGGCATACATTCTCTCACGAGCTACAAATGGCTGCTGATGCAGGAATGTTAGGATCAATAGATGCTAATCGTGGTGATTACCAAAACGGATGGGATACAGATCAATTTCCAGTTGATATTTACGAACTCACCGAAGCCATGCTTATCATAGTAGAAGCAGGTGGTTTTAAGACTGGTGGAATAAACTTTGATGCTAAAACAAGAAGAAATTCAACTGACTTAGAAGATATCTTCATCGCACACATTGGTGGAATGGATGTATTTGCAAGAGCATTGATTGTAGCTTATGACATTCTTGAAAAGTCTCCATATAAGAAGATGCGTGCTGATCGTTACGCTTCTTTCGATAGTGGAAATGGTCAGAAGTTCGCCAACGGAGAAATGAGTCTAGAAGATCTTGCAAAAATTGGTAGAGCAACTGCAGAACCAGCTCAAATTAGTGGTAAGCAGGAGCTTTATGAGATGATCTTGAATCAGTATATTTGA
- a CDS encoding Cupin-like domain-containing protein, producing the protein MKLLPIERRTGLTREEFIENYLKPKKPVIFTDLVKDWPAAQKWTFDWLKENHGDLEVPLIDKNYHDPKKYFQIAKTMKFGEYLDLIQGGPVDLRIFLFDIFKKRPELANDISYPTIMDGFIKSYKFVFFGGQDSVTSLHYDMDCSNVFLTQFQTRKKIILFSPEESKKLYQHPYTVMSHFDPENPDFEKFPAARNLTGYEAIFEHGETAFIPSLWWHHIRYVDGGFSLALRANDSAFTFLKGGFNLARHQVVDRGMTKILGEKWKNWKEETAAKRALESA; encoded by the coding sequence ATGAAACTTCTACCTATAGAACGTAGAACAGGACTAACTAGGGAAGAATTCATTGAGAATTATTTGAAGCCTAAAAAGCCGGTAATTTTCACTGACTTAGTAAAGGACTGGCCAGCCGCACAAAAGTGGACCTTTGATTGGCTAAAAGAAAATCATGGTGACTTAGAAGTGCCGTTGATAGACAAGAACTATCATGATCCAAAAAAATACTTCCAAATAGCCAAAACGATGAAATTTGGTGAGTATTTAGACCTTATTCAAGGAGGACCTGTTGATCTTCGTATATTCTTATTCGATATTTTCAAGAAAAGGCCTGAGCTCGCCAATGACATTAGTTATCCTACCATTATGGATGGCTTTATTAAAAGCTACAAGTTTGTTTTCTTTGGAGGGCAAGACTCTGTGACTAGCTTACACTACGACATGGATTGTTCGAATGTATTTTTGACGCAGTTTCAAACCCGCAAGAAAATCATCCTTTTCTCTCCAGAAGAAAGCAAAAAGCTTTATCAGCACCCTTATACGGTAATGAGTCATTTTGACCCTGAGAATCCTGATTTCGAAAAATTCCCTGCGGCTAGAAACCTCACTGGATACGAGGCGATTTTTGAACATGGTGAAACGGCATTCATCCCAAGTCTTTGGTGGCACCATATCCGCTATGTAGATGGAGGATTTAGCTTAGCACTAAGAGCAAATGACTCCGCTTTCACTTTCCTTAAGGGTGGTTTTAATCTTGCCCGTCACCAAGTTGTGGACAGAGGAATGACCAAAATCCTTGGAGAAAAGTGGAAAAACTGGAAAGAAGAAACAGCTGCAAAGAGAGCTTTGGAGTCAGCTTAA
- a CDS encoding Starch-binding associating with outer membrane has product MKISKYSKLAIVGLVVSAFSCNVTDLAPIDALSESTAFQTPERIELVVAGVYDGAQSGFYAGGLNGGVIRGYPFGAAHLQQGDCRGEDMVSVAAFYGITYDGTYDATTPNNGFFWQTSYAMINRANVAIDGIRKAPTEGALTAEIKNSYEAELRLLRALGHFYLVVNFARPFGDNPNAANGGIIYRTEPVGTSTGLTADEAGVQPRNTVAECYTKLLEDLDFAEANLPATRAVNGITRATKGAAIALKTRVKLHQGNWSGVITEANKLLPSSGTLQSPIGGYQLTATPMGAFGSANKTNTESILSMENNDVDNAGVNGAAPTMYSASVVGGRGIVGISPLIWNQPFFAADDFRKSAQMVTQDGATSPGRGAYFTKKYADATARTDNSPIIRYAEVVLNAAEAIARTSTGVDARALSLLNAVRNRALPEGSPARYTEASFASNAELVRAILNERRIEFLAEGMRWLDIHRLGTDATFGPGGVPAKASRTLTFTNLYTNDPTTTFTMLAALPYSSFKFIWPLPIEEINNNPTLKAQQNPGY; this is encoded by the coding sequence ATGAAAATATCAAAATATAGTAAATTAGCGATTGTGGGCTTGGTTGTCAGTGCTTTCTCATGCAACGTGACAGATCTTGCTCCAATAGACGCCCTTTCTGAGTCAACAGCATTTCAAACGCCAGAGCGTATAGAGCTTGTTGTTGCAGGAGTTTATGACGGGGCTCAATCCGGTTTTTATGCTGGAGGGCTTAACGGAGGTGTTATTCGTGGGTACCCATTTGGTGCTGCACATTTGCAACAAGGTGATTGCCGAGGTGAGGATATGGTGAGTGTTGCGGCGTTTTACGGTATTACCTATGACGGTACTTATGATGCCACTACTCCTAATAATGGTTTCTTTTGGCAAACTAGTTACGCAATGATAAACCGTGCCAACGTGGCAATTGACGGTATTAGAAAAGCTCCAACAGAAGGTGCCCTCACAGCAGAGATTAAAAATAGCTATGAGGCGGAGTTGAGATTATTACGTGCTTTGGGTCACTTTTACCTAGTAGTGAATTTTGCTCGTCCATTTGGTGATAATCCTAATGCTGCAAATGGAGGTATAATTTACCGTACAGAGCCAGTAGGTACTAGTACCGGTTTAACGGCTGATGAAGCTGGAGTTCAGCCAAGAAATACTGTAGCTGAATGTTATACAAAGTTATTGGAAGACCTTGATTTTGCAGAAGCCAACCTTCCTGCTACTAGAGCAGTCAATGGAATCACTCGAGCTACAAAGGGTGCTGCAATTGCCTTAAAAACAAGAGTAAAGTTGCATCAAGGCAACTGGTCAGGCGTTATTACTGAGGCTAATAAGCTGTTACCTTCTTCTGGTACGTTACAGAGCCCAATTGGTGGTTATCAGCTGACAGCAACCCCGATGGGGGCTTTTGGAAGTGCAAATAAAACAAATACAGAGTCGATTTTATCAATGGAAAATAATGACGTTGATAACGCTGGTGTAAATGGAGCTGCTCCTACTATGTACTCCGCATCTGTAGTTGGCGGAAGAGGTATTGTAGGGATTAGTCCATTGATTTGGAATCAACCGTTTTTCGCTGCCGACGATTTCCGTAAATCTGCCCAAATGGTTACACAAGATGGAGCCACTTCACCGGGTCGTGGAGCATATTTTACAAAAAAATATGCTGATGCTACAGCAAGAACAGATAATTCGCCAATTATACGTTATGCTGAGGTGGTTTTAAATGCTGCTGAAGCAATAGCACGTACTTCTACAGGTGTTGATGCTCGTGCTCTTAGTTTGCTGAATGCAGTAAGAAATCGTGCTTTGCCTGAAGGTTCTCCTGCTCGTTATACTGAAGCTAGCTTTGCTTCAAATGCTGAGCTAGTTAGAGCGATTTTGAACGAACGAAGAATAGAGTTCTTAGCTGAAGGTATGCGTTGGTTAGACATTCACAGGCTAGGTACTGATGCAACTTTTGGGCCTGGTGGAGTTCCGGCTAAAGCAAGTAGGACGCTAACCTTTACTAATTTATATACTAATGACCCAACAACAACTTTCACAATGTTGGCTGCGTTGCCGTACAGTAGCTTTAAGTTTATATGGCCTTTGCCAATTGAAGAAATAAACAATAACCCAACGTTGAAAGCTCAGCAAAATCCAGGCTATTGA